From a region of the Thermus caldilimi genome:
- a CDS encoding ABC transporter permease has product MFDLFLAESWRHLLALRRYPLELLGAVVSLSLIFYLLFLGARFLAGPGAEFGGRLEAVLVGYLLWSFTLLSYSSLSFGLTEEAQTGTLEQVFLTPYGPIPLFLVRNLSGLLIQGLLVVLIALVLMALTGAQLSFNPWVVLPFLAVLLGGYGLGFAMGSLALVYKRIGQLLGLSQFLLLFLLQAPGQELFLLLPMAPGAALARSMLAEGAPLDPLFLLLAVLNGLLYLGLGLFLFKLAVHRAKKLGLLHGY; this is encoded by the coding sequence ATGTTTGACCTGTTCCTGGCGGAGTCTTGGCGGCACCTCCTGGCCCTGCGCCGCTACCCCCTGGAACTTTTGGGAGCGGTGGTCAGCCTAAGCCTCATCTTCTACCTCCTCTTCCTGGGGGCGCGGTTTCTGGCCGGGCCGGGGGCGGAGTTCGGAGGCAGGCTGGAAGCCGTCCTAGTGGGCTACTTGCTCTGGTCCTTCACCCTGCTTTCCTATAGCAGCCTCTCCTTCGGCCTCACCGAGGAGGCCCAGACAGGCACCCTGGAGCAGGTCTTCCTTACCCCCTATGGGCCGATTCCCCTTTTTCTGGTGCGGAACCTCTCCGGACTCCTCATCCAGGGGCTCCTGGTCGTTCTCATCGCCTTGGTGCTCATGGCCCTCACGGGAGCCCAGCTCTCCTTTAATCCCTGGGTGGTTCTCCCCTTCCTGGCCGTTCTCTTGGGGGGGTATGGCCTCGGGTTTGCCATGGGAAGCCTGGCCCTTGTATACAAGCGCATTGGCCAGCTTCTGGGCCTTTCCCAGTTCCTCTTGCTCTTTCTCCTGCAAGCCCCGGGCCAAGAGCTTTTTCTCCTCTTGCCCATGGCTCCCGGGGCCGCCTTAGCCCGGAGCATGCTGGCGGAAGGAGCGCCCCTGGACCCCCTGTTCCTGCTTCTGGCCGTCCTGAACGGCCTCCTCTACCTGGGCCTGGGGCTTTTCCTCTTCAAACTGGCCGTACATCGGGCCAAAAAGCTGGGGCTTTTGCATGGCTATTAG
- a CDS encoding ABC transporter ATP-binding protein encodes MERPFLEAQGLHKRFGTLEAVKNVHLTLRPGEILAFLGKNGAGKSTTVKMLAGLLLPDEGEVRLLRKNPFREPLALKHLGAVLEGNRNTYWRLTPLENLVYFGVARGLRLAATRKRALKLLEEYALLEKAHTEVRHLSRGMQQKLALLQALVHDPEVLLLDEPTLGLDVETALLMQQKIRALARAGKAILLTTHQMEVAEALADRVAIIHRGEVILEETKERLLARFSGEYYVLELEKPPPLEVLQHLWALGIEGENPFFFRGDGEAIWRVLEAVKPLPLKRVAKAEADLLEVFLKVVSHV; translated from the coding sequence ATGGAGCGCCCCTTCCTGGAAGCCCAGGGCCTGCACAAGCGCTTCGGGACCCTCGAGGCCGTAAAAAACGTCCACCTTACCCTACGCCCTGGCGAGATCCTGGCCTTCTTGGGGAAAAACGGGGCGGGCAAAAGCACCACGGTGAAGATGCTGGCGGGCCTTCTCCTTCCCGATGAGGGAGAGGTGCGCCTTTTGAGGAAGAACCCCTTCCGGGAACCTCTCGCTTTGAAGCACCTGGGAGCGGTCCTGGAGGGGAACCGCAACACCTACTGGCGGCTTACCCCCCTGGAAAACCTGGTCTACTTCGGGGTGGCCCGGGGCCTCCGCCTTGCCGCCACCAGGAAGCGGGCCTTGAAACTCCTGGAGGAGTATGCACTCCTGGAAAAAGCCCACACGGAGGTGCGCCACCTCTCCCGGGGGATGCAGCAGAAACTGGCCCTCCTGCAAGCCCTGGTCCACGACCCTGAGGTGCTCCTGCTGGATGAACCCACCCTGGGCCTGGATGTGGAAACCGCCCTGCTGATGCAGCAAAAGATCCGGGCCCTGGCCCGGGCGGGCAAGGCCATCCTCCTTACCACCCACCAGATGGAGGTGGCCGAAGCCCTGGCCGACCGGGTGGCCATCATCCACCGGGGCGAGGTGATCCTGGAGGAGACCAAGGAGCGCCTCCTTGCCCGTTTCTCCGGGGAATACTACGTGTTGGAGCTGGAAAAACCACCCCCCCTCGAGGTGCTCCAGCACCTGTGGGCCTTGGGCATAGAGGGCGAAAACCCCTTTTTCTTCCGCGGCGACGGGGAGGCCATCTGGCGGGTTTTGGAAGCGGTAAAGCCTCTCCCCCTGAAACGGGTGGCCAAGGCCGAGGCGGATCTCCTGGAAGTTTTCCTGAAGGTGGTGAGCCATGTTTGA